In Pleuronectes platessa chromosome 5, fPlePla1.1, whole genome shotgun sequence, a single genomic region encodes these proteins:
- the LOC128439688 gene encoding extracellular calcium-sensing receptor-like yields the protein MIGQTGFKEFSKDGDLIIGGVFDLSIIRKLIDNGYHSLPYTYCEKLDDRELKFARIVMFTVEEINRDSKLLPGLSLGYRLYSGCGSENLIRAVVEAVNGEDSKGCADQIQTLLGHSSSGVSKDINTILSPLSIPQVSYFSTCACLSDKRKFPTFFRTVPSDRFQVIGLVQLMKYFDWRWVGIIYSTGLYSDEGTTAFAKEAKKEGICVEYRLLHSDTNVKFLATVEALRKSSSKVVLLFMPLAPTKSFLSEINKYNITGKQWVGSEAWITQTDLASDGRKNLLQGTMGFALPQAPIPGLGEFLLSFKPSDEPQSAIVKDFWESFFDCSFSPSNTSATCTGREDLSTVSTDYTDVTHFRAENNLYKAVYSVAYAIHALLQCHNGSNPTTGKSCVTKDQVLEHIKFVNFTTQSGAKVFFDENGDSVAQYDLVNWQIKDDGSVEIVNIGQFDTSLPEGEKFQLKDNTRIVWGGNSMQVPRSVCREPCPPGTRKAITKHKPVCCFDCFECPEGSISNETNSPDCLICPPELWPNEKKDQCLPKPTEYLSYKEIMGALLTGFGCVGIFLSLLISIIFMTHKETPIVKANNSELSFLLLFSLTLCFLCSLTFIGRPSEWSCMLRHTAFGITFVLCISCVLGKTIVVLMAFRATLPGTDMMKWFGPAQQRLSVLSFTLVQVVICVLWLTTNPPFPRMNMKYYKDKIILECALGSAVGFWAVLGYIGLLALLCFILAFFARKLPDSFNEAKLITFSMLIFCAVWITFIPAYVSSPGKFTVAVEIFAILASSFGLLICIFVPKCYIILFRPEHNSKRHLMGKIPPKNL from the exons aTGATTGGGCAAACAGGGTTCAAAGAGTTTTCTAAAGATGGTGATCTCATTATCGGAGGAGTTTTTGATTTGTCTATTATACGCAAATTGATTGACAATGGCTACCACTCATTGCCGTATACATACTGCGAAAA GCTGGATGACAGGGAACTGAAATTTGCCAGGATAGTGATGTTTACAGTGGAGGAGATCAACAGAGATTCTAAGCTCCTTCCTGGATTGAGTCTGGGCTACAGGCTGTACAGTGGCTGTGGGAGTGAGAACCTGATTCGAGCAGTAGTGGAAGCCGTAAACGGAGAGGACTCAAAGGGCTGTGCAGATCAGATACAGACTCTCCTGGGCCATTCCTCCTCCGGAGTGAGCAAAGATATAAACACAATACTCAGCCCGCTATCCATTCCACAG GTGAGCTATTTCTCCACTTGTGCTTGCTTGAGTGACAAAAGGAAGTTCCCTACATTCTTCAGAACTGTGCCCAGTGACCGCTTCCAAGTCATTGGTCTGGTGCAGCTCATGAAATACTTTGACTGGCGCTGGGTGGGGATTATTTATAGTACGGGCTTGTACTCAGACGAAGGTACAACGGCATTTGCAAAGGAAGCAAAAAAAGAGGGCATATGTGTTGAATACCGGTTACTTCACTCAGATACAAATGTAAAATTTCTTGCTACTGTGGAGGCTCTGAGGAAATCCTCGTCCAAGGTGGTCCTCTTGTTTATGCCCTTAGCCCCCACCAAATCGTTTTTGtcagaaataaataagtataatATCACTGGAAAGCAATGGGTTGGCAGTGAGGCTTGGATCACTCAAACAGACCTGGCTTCTGATGGGAGAAAGAACCTTTTGCAGGGGACGATGGGCTTCGCCCTCCCTCAGGCCCCCATCCCAGGTCTTGGTGAATTCTTACTCAGCTTTAAGCCCTCTGACGAACCACAAAGTGCTATAGTTAAAGATTTTTGGGAGTCGTTCTTTGATTGCAGCTTCTCTCCGTCAAATACTTCTGCTACGTGTACTGGCAGAGAAGATCTCAGCACAGTCTCCACTGACTACACAGACGTGACACATTTTAGGGCAGAGAATAATTTGTACAAAGCTGTCTACTCTGTGGCATATGCTATTCACGCACTACTGCAATGTCACAACGGCTCAAATCCAACCACTGGAAAGTCCTGCGTGACTAAAGACCAA GTGTTGGAGCACATTAAGTTTGTGAACTTCACAACACAGAGTGGGGCCAAGGTTTTCTTTGATGAAAATGGAGACTCAGTTGCCCAGTATGACTTAGTTAACTGGCAAATAAAAGATGACGGCTCTGTTGAGATCGTAAACATCGGTCAATTTGACACGTCTCTTCCAGAGGGGGAGAAATTCCAACTAAAAGACAACACCAGGATAGTTTGGGGAGGAAACAGTATGCAG GTGCCGAGGTCTGTTTGCAGAGAGCCATGTCCCCCAGGGACTCGAAAGGCGATAACCAAGCATAAACCTGTGTGCTGCTTTGACTGCTTTGAGTGCCCCGAGGGATCAATTAGTAATGAGACAA ATTCTCCCGACTGTTTGATCTGTCCACCTGAACTTTGGCCGAATGAAAAGAAAGACCAGTGTCTCCCGAAGCCGACTGAGTACCTCTCCTACAAAGAGATCATGGGGGCACTTTTAACTGGATTTGGTTGTGTGGGCATATTTTTATCTCTACTGATATCAATCATTTTTATGACTCATAAAGAGACTCCCATTGTTAAAGCCAACAACTCCGAGCTGAGCTTCCTGCTGCTATTCTCCCTGACTCTGTGCTTCCTGTGCTCCCTCACCTTCATTGGCCGGCCCTCTGAGTGGTCCTGCATGCTGCGACACACTGCGTTCGGCATCACCTTTGTCCTCTGCATCTCTTGTGTTCTGGGGAAAACTATAGTGGTGTTAATGGCCTTCAGGGCGACACTTCCAGGCACAGATATGATGAAATGGTTCGGTCCTGCACAGCAGAGGCTCAGTGTTCTGAGTTTCACCCTGGTTCAGGTTGTAATTTGTGTACTTTGGCTCACAACAAACCCTCCGTTTCCAAGGATGAACATGAAATACTATAAAGATAAGATCATCTTAGAGTGCGCTCTGGGGTCAGCTGTCGGGTTCTGGGCTGTGCTGGGTTACATCGGACTTCTTGCTCTCTTGTGTTTCATTCTTGCTTTTTTTGCCAGGAAGCTGCCAGACAGCTTTAATGAGGCCAAACTGATCACCTTCAGCATGTTGATATTCTGTGCAGTCTGGATCACATTCATCCCGGCATATGTCAGCTCTCCTGGGAAGTTCACTGTGGCTGTGGAGATATTTGCTATTCTGGCCTCCAGCTTTGGCTTGCTGATATGCATTTTTGTTCCAAAATGCTACATTATCCTATTCAGGCCAGAACATAACTCAAAGAGACATTTGATGGGAAAAATACCACCAAAGAATCTTTGA
- the LOC128440183 gene encoding extracellular calcium-sensing receptor-like: protein MPCLFKQGDIMIGGIFPVSIKEIVGTYTFEKEPPAVKCAGFDLRAFRWTQVMIFAIEEINKEPTLLPNITLGYRILNSCESPTNTLRAALTLASGAEEMDSTSACPPAVSALIAESGSSQSIAVAGTLGPFQVPIVSYFSTCACLSDRAKYPTFFRTIPSDYFQAKALAALVKRFGWQWIGTIQSDNAYGRNGILAFTEEVRKLGVCVAFVGTMLRTYTMDTILDVVEMIKQSTVKVILAFVTEGDFYPLIKEVVKQNITGIQWIASEAWITAARLSTPEIFQAFSGALGFVVHKMAIPDLKPFLTAISPHADPSAAFVRNFWEVMVGCRPVSAGEHTGSEETNEKCTGNETLLYSQHVFFNVTQLRVSYNVYNALYAIAHALHELVFCQPAGKPGGKPVMPCLNVSEIQPKEVTDHLQRVHFRNQFGDDVFFDDNGDPPASYDLINWQLRDGHVQHVTVGHFASAAKGDYKLSVQEEEIVWRIGEKVPTSVCSNICPVGTRRAQIKGKPSCCFDCLPCADGTIANSTGAADCTQCPQDFWSSEGKDICIPKTVEFLTYHEPLGIAITVISLLGASLSLATMVVFIQYRETPVIKASNAELSCLLLFSLFLCFLCPLTFIGRPTVWTCMLRHTAFGVTFALCISCVLGKTIVVVTAFKATFPGNKVAGKFGPAQQRIIVCSCTLIQILICILWLKLNPPFPDMVFRYSNKKIVLECNTGSEVAFYAVLGYIGFLAIICLVLAFLARKLPDNFNEAKFITFSMLIFCAVWITFIPAYVSSPGKFTVAVETFAILSSAFGLLICIFALKCYIILIKPEKNTKKHVMTKN from the exons ATGCCATGTTTGTTCAAGCAGGGAGATATAATGATCGGGGGGATTTTCCCGGTTTCCATCAAAGAGATCGTTGGCACATATACGTTTGAAAAGGAGCCACCTGCAGTGAAGTGTGCTGG ATTTGACCTGCGAGCTTTCCGATGGACCCAAGTGATGATATTTGCAATTgaagaaattaataaagaaCCTACTCTCCTGCCAAACATCACTCTTGGCTACAGAATCCTTAACTCTTGTGAATCTCCCACGAACACTTTACGTGCTGCACTAACACTGGCCAGCGGAGCCGAGGAGATGGACTCAACCTCTGCTTGTCCTCCGGCTGTATCTGCTCTCATAGCAGAGTCGGGATCGTCTCAGTCCATAGCTGTGGCTGGAACTCTCGGACCATTTCAAGTGCCAATA GTGAGTTACTTCTCGACATGTGCCTGCCTGAGTGATAGAGCTAAATACCCTACGTTTTTCCGGACGATCCCCAGCGACTACTTCCAGGCCAAAGCCTTGGCAGCTCTGGTCAAACGTTTTGGCTGGCAGTGGATTGGCACCATACAGTCAGACAATGCCTATGGCCGGAATGGGATCCTGGCTTTCACTGAGGAGGTTAGGAAGCTGGGGGTTTGTGTTGCATTTGTCGGGACAATGCTACGCACGTACACTATGGATACGATTCTGGATGTTGTGGAAATGATCAAGCAGTCAACAGTCAAAGTCATTCTGGCTTTTGTTACTGAGGGGGACTTTTATCCCTTGATAAAAGAGGTAGTGAAACAGAATATCACTGGAATTCAGTGGATCGCTAGTGAGGCCTGGATAACAGCAGCGCGACTATCCACGCCTGAAATCTTCCAAGCTTTCAGTGGAGCCCTGGGATTTGTGGTGCATAAGATGGCCATCCCTGATCTCAAACCGTTTCTCACAGCCATCAGCCCTCACGCAGACCCAAGTGCCGCCTTCGTGAGGAATTTCTGGGAGGTTATGGTGGGCTGCCGACCTGTTTCAGCCGGTGAACACACAGGATCCgaggaaacaaatgaaaaatgcacAGGCAACGAGACGTTATTATACTCCCAGCATGTGTTCTTTAATGTAACTCAGCTCAGAGTGTCCTATAATGTATATAATGCATTGTATGCCATTGCACATGCCCTGCATGAGCTGGTGTTCTGCCAACCAGCTGGTAAACCAGGAGGAAAACCAGTGATGCCGTGTTTGAATGTGTCAGAAATTCAGCCCAAAGAG GTCACTGATCACCTGCAGAGAGTCCATTTCAGAAATCAGTTCGGGGACGACGTGTTCTTCGATGACAACGGAGACCCTCCGGCTTCTTATGACTTAATCAACTGGCAGCTGAGAGACGGGCACGTGCAACATGTGACAGTGGGTCATTTTGCATCTGCTGCCAAGGGTGATTATAAGCTCAGCGTCCAGGAGGAAGAGATAGTGTGGAGGATAGGGGAAAAG GTTCCCACATCAGTGTGCTCTAATATCTGTCCAGTGGGAACGAGGAGAGCTCAAATTAAAGGAAAACCATCCTGCTGCTTTGATTGTCTCCCCTGTGCCGATGGAACTATAGCCAACTCAACAG GTGCAGCAGACTGCACTCAGTGTCCACAGGACTTCTGGTCCAGTGAGGGGAAAGACATATGCATTCCCAAAACAGTTGAATTCCTGACGTATCACGAGCCGTTGGGAATAGCTATCACAGTCATATCGCTGCTGGGAGCCTCCCTGTCTCTGGCCACCATGGTGGTTTTCATCCAGTACAGAGAAACCCCGGTGATAAAGGCCAGCAACGCTGagctgagctgcttgctgctgttttctcttttcttgtgtttcctctgtcCCCTCACTTTCATCGGCCGGCCCACAGTCTGGACATGCATGCTCCGCCACACAGCTTTTGGCGTGACGTTCGCGCTCTGCATTTCCTGCGTCTTAGGAAAAACAATTGTCGTAGTCACGGCTTTCAAAGCAACGTTTCCTGGCAACAAAGTAGCGGGAAAGTTCGGTCCTGCACAGCAAAGAATCATAGTCTGCTCCTGCACTTTGATTCAGATTTTGATTTGTATACTGTGGCTTAAATTAAATCCCCCTTTCCCAGACATGGTTTTCAGATACAGCAATAAGAAGATTGTTTTGGAGTGTAACACAGGCTCTGAAGTTGCTTTCTACGCAGTGCTGGGGTATATTGGGTTCCTCGCTATAATTTGTTTGGTCCTGGCATTTCTAGCCAGAAAGTTACCCGACAACTTCAATGAAGCCAAATTCATCACCTTCAGCATGTTGATATTCTGTGCGGTCTGGATCACCTTCATCCCAGCATATGTCAGCTCCCCTGGGAAGTTCACTGTAGCTGTGGAAACTTTTGCAATTTTGTCTTCAGCATTTGGATTATTAATTTGTATCTTTGCACTGAAATGCTACATAATATTGATCAAACCAGAGAAAAACACCAAGAAACATGTCATGACAAAAAATTGA